DNA sequence from the Burkholderia pyrrocinia genome:
CCGATCACGACCACGGTCGACAGCGCGGGATACAGGCTGCGATCGGCGAAATGCGCGAGCAATGCATCGAGCGCGGCGAACGAACTGACCGGGCCCGGCTGGCGCGCCGGTTCGCCGCCCTTCCATCCTTCCTGGGTCCAGGCCAGCGTCTGCGCGGGCAGCGAGAACGCGCGCGTATCGGCGCGCGTCAGGAACTGCGGGGCGACGACCATCGTGCCCTGCCCGGCCGCGCCGGCCCTCTCGACGACCTTGAGCCCCGACGCATAGTACGCGTCGGCATTTCGCAGCGTGCCGTGAATCACGATGAACACGCGCGTGACATCGGGCGCGACCGTGTCGAGCGGATGATCGGCGTAGACGGGCAACACTGCGCTGCCCTGCGGCGTAGCGACGGCCACGCGCTGGTCGGCGACGGCCTTGACCGGGGCCTCGAGACGTTCGCGCTGCGTGGCGGCATCGGCCGGACGCGCGCCGCCCAGCACGCCGATTACGGCACCGGCTGCCGCGAGCGTAATCGCGTATGACAGGTTTCGGACGGCCGGCAGCACGCGCGAGAGCCGGATTCTTGCAAAGGCGACGGAAATGAGTGACATGGCGACGGACCTGGATGCGGATATGACTTTAACGGCGATGGTCGCAGAATCCGTCGCGCGCTGCCGACCCGTTGCGGAAAGCGGTTCAGTCGGCCGGTTCTGCACCATGTTCGGCGTCGACGCGGGCTTCACCCGGAGCACGCTGCATCCGCCGCACGATCGCGGCCAGTTCGCCGATATGCGCGGTCACCGCCTGCTTGCCCGCGCGCGCCCATGCGTCGAACGACGTCATCCCGCTCACCGCGCCGACAAACGGCACGCCGGCGCGCTCGGCCGCCTGCGCGTCCACCGCATGGTCGCCCACGTAGATCGCCGCAGCGGCCGGCAAGCCAAGCCGTGCCAGCGCCAGCTCGAGCCCTTCCGGATCCGGCTTGTGACACTGCACGTCTTCTCCGCCGATCAGCACGTCGACCAGCGACTGCAATCCGTTCAACGCGAGGATTGCGTCGATCCGGTAACGAAACTTCGACGAAACGATCGCGACCGCGAGACCCTGCTCGCGCAGACGCGCGAGCAGCGGCGGGACTTCGGGATAGATGCGCGTGCCGTGCACCATGATCTCGTCGGCGCGCGCCACGAAGTGCCGCTCGAACGCGTCGGCCCGCGCGGGGTCGGTTTCGCCTGTCAACGAACGGAACATTTCGCGCAGCGGCAGCCCGATCACGAAGCCGATCTGCGCAGGCGTCGCGCCGGCGGCGCCAAGCTGGTGCAACGCGTACTCCGTGCATTCGATGATCGCGGCGGACGAATCCGCCAACGTCAGATCGAAGTCGAATATGACGGCCCGAACAGGCATGAAAGATCCCCTCAAACAAGAAAGGCCCGCGCGCGACGCACAGACCATTTCACAGCATAGCCAAAGAGGTCAGCGAACGGTTCGCATATCGAGGTGCAGACGTCCGTACTGAAACACGTGTGCTTCAAGTATGCGGCCGCCACTGCGAACGCATACCGTCGATCACCACACCGATGCCGGCGCAGCCATTACCGGGCGGCAGCCGTCGGAACTCGCGGCACGTCAAGCGACGACCCGAAAACGCTCCACAAGCTACGTGCGCAGCTCGGTGAATCAAGAAGGCGACGTGATTGGCTCCCGGATTGCAGCGCGCACGGAAAATCAGGCCGGCACCTCGAATGCATGTTGCCACAATAATGCACGTCGTATACATTTGTATGTAGTGCATTTCTTCGCCTATGGGGTGTCGCTCGGCTTGGTTTCAGTGTTCGCTCTTGGCGCAGGCCTGCACGTCGCCACGTACCTTACCTCCATGGAGGCGGGCATCGGAATACTGTCGTCCGGTAGATCGCTGTCGTGAAAGCGGCTTCGAGAACTGACGACGTATCGAGATCGAGGTGCACGAACATGCGCCAACTGACCTTTTTCCACCGGGTTTCCCCGGTTTCCGGGGCTTCCTGAAACGCTGTCGCACATCATCATGAATGCAAGCGAACTCTTTCAACAAGCAACTGAAATCGCCAGTCATTGCGCCTTCTGTTTTGTCTCTTCGAACGACGCGTCCGGTCAGATCAACTCCAGAGTCGTCGAGGTTCTGGAGATCGGGAAGGACCTCACGATTCGTTTCATGACCGACCCGAGAACGCGCAAAGCGCTGGAGATTCGCCAGGGGAAGACGATCAGTCTGTCCTTCCTCAGCATGGCTGACCGAGGATACGTCACGATCGGGACCGTCCCGACAGTCTCCGCGGAGACTGCGCTGAAGCAACGCATCTGGAAAGAATCACTGCGCACCTGGTTCCCCAACGGGCCGGACGATCCTTATGTAGTGACCGTTACCTGTGAGCCCGCCTGGGTTGAACTGTGGTCGCACATGCGGGGGGTTGCTCCTGATCCGCTGGGCCTCAACTCGGTCCGGCTGACTCGGAACGATGGTGGTTGGCACGCCCGGCATACGTTCCCGACCGAAGGCGAACCGTTGCATCCCTGACCGCCCTCTCGACGCGGCGAGCTACGCGTCGATCGCTGCCCTGTGGCGGCAAGTTCTGTTCGCTGGCGTTCGATGCGGTCGAGACTTGCCGCAACTTCACTATTTATGCACGATACGCAATATTGCTCATCGTGCAAGTCATGAAGGATCGTATGACGAGCAATCGCAAGGAACCCGTCGTCGTGATCGGCGCAGGCCTGGCCGGCCTGGCTGCCGCGCTGACGCTGGCACGCAATGACAGACCCGTCGTCGTACTGGAGGCCTCGAACGAGGCCGGCGGCTGCTGTTCCACCACGACGGCCAATGGGTTCACATTCAATAACGGCGCGATGTATGTCGCGGTGCCCTCGCTCATTCGTGCGTCGTTCCGGCGCCTTGGTCTCGACTTCGATCGCGAGGTTCCGATGGTGGCCATTGAACGGCCTCACGTTACGCATCTGGAGAATGGAACGGCCGTTCATCTATCCAGTGCCGGCACGTCGTATGTGGAAGGCGACAGGGAGGATACGCGGACACGGCAACTGCGTGACGGCCTTGGCAGGCTCCAACAGCAATGGGGCCCTGTCTACCGCACGCTGGTTGACGAAGTTCTGCCGCAGGAGCCTTCGCTTCTACGGACGTTAAGCAAACTGTGGCGTTACCTGCCCCGCATGAACGGGCATGTCAGCCACCTGATCACGTCGCACTTCGCCGATGCGGACCTGCAGGCGGCGGTTGCATCGACACTGCTCTACACCGGGCAACCGCCCGATCGCCTTCCGGCAACGCAGATCATCGGCTTGCTGGCCATGCTGGAGGAGGGATTCCATTTGCCTCGCGCAGGCATGGGCGCCATCAGCTCCGTGATGGCTCGCGAACTGTCCAGACGGTCGGTGCCGATCAGGTTCGGTGCCCATGTACGCGAAATCCTCGTAGAGAACGGGGCCGCCCGGGGCATCGTTCTTGCAGACGGCGAGCGCATCTCGACCGATTGCGTCGTGGCGACGTGTTCAGGTTTCGAAGTGGTCCGCCACCTGTTGCCCGCCCACGCCCTCCCTCGGCGGCTAGCGCACAAGGCTCGAGCGGCACCGCTCTCGCATCGCGCGATTTCAATCCAGATCGGTTGCTCCGGAGCCGTGCTGCCACGCGCCTTCATTACCAATCATGTTCCCCCGATGCCACAACAGGCGGCCATGCATGTATCGACGCCCGGGGTTCCTCGCTGGCTCGCCTACACGTGTCCGTCACAGGTGCTGCCAGGGCTTGCGCCAAACGGCAAGGCAGTATTGGAACTGTATGCGCCGGCAACGGGAGTCGACTCTGCATCGAATTGGACGAACGCGATGACGCAGGCCGTGGTCGGCGACTATCTCGACGCGATACAGGCCCATCTCCCCGGCCTTTGCCTGGAAGACGTCCGCGTATCGGATCCGCAGGATTTCGCGCACGGACGGCACCTATACGAAGGAGCGCTCTACGGCATTGCGCCGGGCACCACGCCCGACAAGTTCTTTCCGCATCGGACCGGGCTGCGCGGCCTCTATCTCGGAGGACAAACGACGTTCCCGGGGTATGGCGTACCCACGGCAATTTTCTCCGGCGTCCAGGCTGCGGAAGCGGTCGTGCAGGACATGCGGGGGCATGTGCGGGTTGCGCCTTGCATGACTTCGGGCAGGTCGATCCAGTGAAGCGGAAAACTTGAGCAGGATCTTCATCCGGGCGTTTTCGAACTATCCGGGAGAATCGGTGACCACCCCAGCGTCGAACGAAGCTGCTGTATCGTAACGGCTTCCGATATTTCCGGGTGTGATGTGTCAGATGACTCCGCTCTTTCGCAATCCAGCCTTCTATCAGTTGCTTGCCGACAGCCATGCTCGACTGCTCGGTCGCCCGCTCGTGCCGGCCACCGTTCCCGAGAATGACGCAACCGAGTGGCTCTATGAGAGCGCCCCGTTCGCAGTGCTTGCACACAACACCGACCCCGATCCGCTTTTTATCTATGCCAACAAGGCCGCGCAGCGCCGATTCGGATATGGCTGGGATGAAATCACCCGGCTTCCGTCCCGGCTCTCCGCCGAAGCGCCGAATCGCGAGGAACGGCAGCAATTCCTCGCACGCGTACAGCGGCTCGGTTACGAGACCGGATACAAAGGGGTTCGCATCACGAAATCCGGCCAGCGCTTCATGATCGAGGAAGCAACCCTGTGGCAACTTCTCGATACGGATGGCGGATTGCACGGCCAGGCAGTCGTCATTCCCCGTACACGTGACATCTGATTGCATTACCCGCGGTCCGCGCGACACAACGCAAAGCCGGACTTGATTGCGCCCCCAACCGGAGAAGGAGCACGTGCGGCGATCGTGCGTGCAGCGTCCGACCACCCGGCGCATCGTGATCGCTGGTTGGCTCTGGCCCCATGGCATGTGCCGGTCAACCTCGCGCGGCGATAGCGAATCGCCTCGATCGACAGCTATCGCCCCCATAGCCAGCAGGGCTTTCAAACATATCGTCAAATTCCGATATATGATTCGCCCATCGACGATACCCGTCTGCCCGACCGAAACAACCGCTCCATCCATGCCGACCGAAATCGACATCGACGCGATCCTGAAAGCGCTCTCGAACCCCGTGCGCCGCGAAATCCTCAACTGGCTGAAAACGCCGGGCGAGCATTTTCCGGCGCAGACGCTGCCGTACGACCACGGCGTCTGCGCGGGGCAGATCGACGCGCGCTGCGGGCTGTCGCAGTCGACCGTTTCCGCGCACCTCGCGACGCTGCAGCGCGCGGGGCTCGTGACGTCGACGCGGATCGGCCAGTGGGCGTTCTTCCGGCGCAACGAGGCCGTCATCGACGCATTTCACGACGCTTTGCGCCGCGATCTCTAGCCAACCGGCCGTATCGGCCACGCGGGCCCGCGTTGCGCATGACGCGATGGCGTGCCCGCCTTTCGTGAAGAGGTTATCTGTCATGCCCACGCTGTTCGATCCCGTTACCCTCGGCGACCTGACCCTGCCGAACCGCATCGTGATGGCGCCGCTCACCCGCTCCCGGGCGGGCGCGACGCGCGTGCCGAACGCATTGATGGCCCGCTATTACGCCGAACGCGCATCGGCCGGCCTGATCATTACCGAGGCGACCTCGGTCACGCCGCAGGGCGTCGGTTACGCGGACACGCCCGGCATCTGGTCCGACGAGCAGGTCGAAGGCTGGAAGCAAGTGACGCAGGCCGTGCACGCGGCCGGCGGGCGCATCGTGCTGCAACTCTGGCACGTCGGCCGCATCTCCGATCCTGTATTCCTGAACGGCGACCTGCCGGTCGCGCCGAGCGCGATCGCCGCGGGCGGCCACGTGAGCCTCGTGCGTCCGCAGCGTCCGTACGTGACACCGCGCGCGCTCGAACTCGACGAAATTCCGGGCATCGTCGCCGCATACCGCAAGGGTGCCGAAAACGCTAAGGCGGCCGGCTTCGACGGCGTCGAGATCCACGGCGCGAACGGCTACCTGCTCGACCAGTTCCTGCAGGACAGCACCAATCGCCGCACCGATGCCTACGGCGGCCCGATCGAGAACCGCGCGCGCCTGCTGCTCGAAGTGGTCGACGCGGCGATCGACGTGTGGGGCGCCGGCCGTGTCGGCGTGCACCTCGCGCCGCGCGGCGACGCGCACACGATGGGCGATTCCGATCCGGCGGCAACGTTCGGCTATGTCGCGCGCGAGCTCGGCCGCCGCAAGATCGCGTTCATCTTCACGCGCGAATCGTATTCGGGCGACCACTTGAGCCCGCGCCTGAAGGAAGCGTTCGGCGGCTCGCTGATCGCGAACGAGCAGTTCACGCTCGACACCGCGCAGGCCGCACTCGCGAGCGGCAGCGCCGACGCGATCGCATGGGGCAAGCTGTTCATCGCGAATCCCGACCTGCCGCGCCGCCTCGAACTCGGCGCGCCGCTGAACCAGCCGGTGCCGGAGACGTTCTACGCGGAAGGCGAAACAGGCTACACCGACTACCCGGCGCTGAGCGACGCGGCCTGACGGCCGGGCAGCACGTGTTCAGGCGCGCACGTCCGCGCGCATGAACACGCGCTGTGTCTCGTCGAGCCCGCGCGCGACGTGATGCGCGCGGACCGCGCGCAGCGTGTCGTCGAGCGATGCGTCGTCGATGATCCGGAAACCGAGGCGCGCGTAGTACGGCGCGTTCCACGGTGCATCGCGGAACGTCGACAGCACGACCTGCGCGATCCCGCCCGCCGCCGCGCGCGCGTTGATCGCTTCGATCAGGCGCGCGCCGATCCGCTGTCCGGCATGCGACGGCGCGACATCCAGTTCCTCCAGATACAGCCGCTGCGCATCGAGCAGCCGGTAGAACGCAAACCCGACGCACGCGCCCTGCGCATCGACCGCGACAAGCGCGCGGCCGTCGTCGATGCGTGCGAGCACGTCGGCCGTATCGGTCGGCTCGCCATCGGCGATGCCGGTCATGCCGATCTCGCGAAACCGCTGCGCGGCGGCGACTTCCACGGCGGCCATTGCAGCCGCGTCTTCCCGCGTGGCGGGACGGATCAGGATCGATGCAGTCATGACGGCAATTCAGGCAGACAGTCTGGAACGGCCGTCACTATAATCGAAACTTCATACGTTTCGAACGCTCTACCCACGAGGTCCGTCATGACGTTGTCCGCGCTTGCCGTCTTCGCCTTCGCCCTGCTCGTCACCGCCGGCACGCCCGGCCCGAGCGTTGCCGCGCTCGTCGCGCGCGTGCTGACGAACGGCGTGCGAGACGTACTGCCGTTCCTCGCGGCGATGTGGCTCGGCGAAGCGCTGTGGCTCACGCTCGCGGTCGCCGGGCTGTCCGCGTTCGCACGCACGTTCGAGACGGGCCTGATCGTGCTGAAACTGCTCGGCGTCGCGTACCTGCTGTTCCTTGCGTGGAAGATGTGGACCGCGCCTACCGGGACGGGCGCGGACGACCTGCCGCGCGGTCAGTCGCCGTGGCGCATGTTCGTCGCGGGCATGCTGGTCACGCTCGGCAATCCGAAGATCATGCTGTTCTATCTCGCGCTGCTGCCGACCATCGTCGATCTGACGCACGTGGGCGTTCTCGCGTGGGCCGAACTCGTCGGCACGATGCTCGCGGTGCTGATCCTCGCCGACTGTTTCTGGTCGCTGCTCGCGGTGCGCGCGCGGGCTTTTCTCACTTCGGCGCGCGCGAAACGGATCGCGAACCGCACGAGCGCGACCGCGATGGCCGGTGCGGCGGTGGCGATCGCGACGCGGTAGCCGGCCGATCCCGCGCCCCCCCTACCGCCCGCCATGTCGCAACTCGGGAAGATTCCTGCCGCACTCGCCGCGCAATCGATTTCCCGTCGCGAGATCGTGCTTCCGCTCGACGCCGCGCTCGAATGCATTGATTATTGCGAGCGTCATCGCATTCCGATCTACGGGTGGGAAGGCTGGGTTCTGACTGCCGACGGACGAGTCGGACATGGCAGCGCGCCGCAGGGCACCGTGAGTCTTGAAGACTTGCCGCTTGAAGATGCCGCCGCGTTCTGCCGCAGCACGATGGTGTCCGACGCACAGGCGTGGCGCGACGAGTACCCCGAAACGACCGACCGGCTCCATTTCTGCATCACGATCGGCAACGCGCGCTGATCGTCGTAACCGTGCAATCGCACCGGCACCCGGCCGGCGATCCGCAACGGCAATCCGATCGTTGCCCCCGTAGGGATTCATCATGAAAACCTGGCGCATGGTCGTTGCACCCGATCAGCGCGCGCACCAGCGCCCAGTCGTCGTCATCGCAGAAATCAAGCAGCATCGCACCGCACGAACCGCGCTGCTCGCGCAATCGTTCGGCCAGCCGTGCATGAATGCCCTGCACCCGGCCGTCGCCGTGCGCGACCGTCGACGGATTCGCGCCCATCCCCGTCCCGCTGCAGAAGTTGATCGCCCATCGGCCGCTTTCCGGCGTCGGCAGATGCGTGAGCAACGTGTCGATCGCGCGCCACTTCCAGCCGATCGACGCGGCCACCGGCACGCGGTATTCGTCCTGGATCACGAACGCACCGTCGGGATGATCGATCGTGAACGTCGCGTTGTCGGGCCACGCGGTCAGGTCGATACCGAGCGGCCTGCCGCTGCGAAAGCGCCGCAGCAGCACGACCGCGCCGCGCACGTCGCCGAGCGCGGGCAGCGTGCCGCCGGCATGCCAGCGCAGCCGCGGGTGGCGCGCGCGATGCGCGTCGAACGTCGCATCGAAGCCGCGCGTGCACGCGTGCGCCGGCCATTCGTCCTTCACCGACATCACGATGCATTCGCGCGGATGCGCATCGAGAAAGCGCGTGCAGGTTGCCAGCACGTCGTCGAACGTCATGCCGAGCGCGACGCCGCCGTGATGAATGTCGAACCCATCGCGCACGTGCCGGCAGCGGATATCGAGCAGCCGCACGCCGTGCGCGAGCTGCGCGTCGAGCGGCGCGCGCTGCGTGCGCACGAGCCGATCGTCGACCGTATACGCACAGGTGTCATGGCTGCCCGGTAGGGTCAGCGTATGCAGCAGTCGCGCATCGTCGAGCGCCGACATCCAGTCGGCGGGCGGCGTGCACGTTTCGTGGCTCGAACGGATCATGACTCAATGAATGACAAGGAAAGAAAGCCGTGGGTAACGGCGTCGGATGTCGCGGCACGCGCCGGCGTATCGCGCTCTGCGGTATCGCGCGCGTTCTCGCCGACGGCAAGCATCGCGCCGCAAACGCGCGAACGCGTGATGGTCGCCGCGCGTGCGCTCGGCTACCAGGTCAACCTGATCGCGCGCGACATGATCACGCAGCGCAGCAGCATGATCGGCGTCGTGACGGCCGGCTTCGAGAATCCGTTTCGCGCGCGGCTGCTGACGGACCTGATGGCCGCGCTCGGGCAGCGTGCACTCACGCCGCTCGTGACCAACGCGGAAGACCCGCGCCAGGTGCGGCAATCGCTCGAGCAACTGCTCAGCTACCGGATCGCGGGCCTCGTGATGACGTCCGCGTCGCCGCCGCTGTCGGTGGCGCATCAGTATCTCGAACACCGGATCCCCGTCGTGATGATCAACCGCGACGCGAACCTGCCGGGCGCGGATGTCGTCGTCAGCGACAACGCGGCGGGCGCCGCTCATGCGGCGCAGCGGCTCGTGCGGGCCGGCGCGCGCCGGCTCGCGTTCGTCGGGCCGCGCGGCGCAAGCTACAGCGCGCAGTCGCGCGCCGCGGCGTTCGAGCATGCGATCGGGCGCGGCGATGCATACGACGCGACGCTCGCGCGCGTGCTCGACACGCCGTCCGACACGCATGCATGCGGGATCGACGCTGCACGGCAACTGTTCGCGTCCGGCGAGCGGCCCGACGGCGTGTTCTGTTCGTCCGACCTGCTCGCACTCGGCGTGATCGACGCCGCGCGCAACGAATTCGGGTTGCGCGTGCCGGACGACCTGCGCGTGATCGGCTTCGACGACATCCCGGCCGCCGAATACGACGCCTATCGGCTGACGACGCTCCGGCAGGACACGCGCGGCCTCGCGCATGCGGCGGTCGACCTGCTTGCCGACCGGATGCAGACGTTCGACGGCCCGTCGCGCACGCGCGTCGTGCCGGTCACACAGGTGGTGCGGCATAGCTGCGCATGACACGGTGAAATCGGGCGCGGCGTTGCCGCGCATCACTTCAACCCGCCCGCGAACCCGCGCAACAGGTAGCGCTGCACATAACCGGCCACGGCCAGCGTGGGCAGCGACGCCATCAGCCCCGCGCTCATCAGGTCGCCCCAGTCGATGCCGTTCTCCGTCACATAACCGGCGATCGCGAGCGGCAGCGTGAAGCGGCTCGGCGTCGACACGAACAGCAGCGCGATCAGGAACTCGTTCCATGCGGCAATGAACACGAAGATCGCGGTCGCGATCAGCCCAGGCGCGCACAGCGGTAGCACGATCTGCACGAGCCGTCGGGCCAGCCCCGCGCCGTCGATGCATGCCGCTTCCTCGTATTCGACCGGCACGTCGCGCACGAACGCGAGCAGCATCCAGATCGCCATCGGCAACGCGTAGATCTGATACGCAAGCATCAGGCCGAGCGTCGAATCGAGCAGGTGCAGCCGCTTCGCGAGCGCGAACAGCGGCACCGCGATCGTGATCGGCGGCATCAGTTTCAACGCCAGCACGAGCACCAGGAACAGCAGGTCGAGCCTCGCCGGAAACCGCAGCCGCACGAGCGCATACGCAGCCGGAAACGCAAGCGCCAGCGCGAGCAGCGTCGTGCCGAATCCGACCAGCAGCGAATTGAAGAGCGGCGCGCCGATGCCGTTGGACCATACCGACGCGAAATGCTCGAAGGTCGGCGCGGCCGGCCAGATCCGCAACGGATGATCGAGCCGTTCGAGCGTCGGCATGAAGGCCGCGCCGGCCATCCACAGACATGGCAGCAGCAACAGCGCGAGCGCGGCGCTGCGCAGCGCCCACGGCATCGCGCGACCGAATGCGGCGCCCGCTCGCGCGCGTGAGATGCCAGCGGGTTGCGCCGTCATGCGCGCCGCTTGCGAACCGTCTTCCATACATACCCCGAGACCAGCAGCGCGGACGCCGCGAGCATCAGCACCGACGCGGCACTCGCCGGACCGACGTTGAAGAAGCGAAAGCCCGTGTCGTAGATATAGGTCGACAGCGTCTGCGTCGCGTTGCCGGGGCCGCCGCCCGTCAGCGCATAGACCTTGTCGAACAGCTTGAACGTGTCGATCGAGCGCAGCAGCAGCGCGAGGCCGATCTGCGGCGCCGCGAGCGGCAGCGTGATGTCGCGCAGGCACTGCCACTCGCTCGCGCCGTCGGTGCGCGCGGCTTCGTACAGTTCGGTCGGAATCGACTGCAGCCCGGCCAGCACGATCAGGAACGCCATCGGCGTCCACTGCCATACGTCGACGAGCGCGAGCGACCACAGCGCGAGATGCGGATCCGACAGCCAGCGCACGCCTTCGATGCCGAACGCCGCGAGCAACTTGTTCAGGAATCCGTCGAAGTTGAGCCAGTTGCGCCAGATCGCCGAACACACGAGCGTGGACAGCATCATCGGCAGGATCGCGAGCGGCAGCGCGATGCGCCGCCCCGGAAACGCACGCACGAACAGCAGCGCGAGGCCGAAGCCGAGCGCGACCTCGGCGAGCGACGCGACGATCGTGAAGCGCAGCGTGTTGCCGAAGCCGGCCGTGAACGCGTCGTCGCCGAGCACCGCGCGATAGTTCGCGAGCCCCGCGAACGCGCGGCGGCCGGCCGCGTAGTCGACCCGGCAGAACGAGTCGATCAGCACCTGCGCGACCGGATACAGCGCGAGCGCGGCGAGCACCAGCAGCGCGGGACCGAGCAGCGCGACGAACGGCAGGCTGCGGCCGAAGGCTTTCATGCGCGGGTTCCGGGCGGCGTATCGAGGCGGGCCGTCACTTGCCGGCCGCGGCCATCGCCTGTGCGATCTTCTGCTGCGCCTGACGCAGCGCGGTGTCGGGCGCAGCCTGCCCGGTCAGCGCGAGCTGGAGCTGGTCGCCGAGAATGCTTTCCACCTGCTGCCAGTCCTTCACGCGCGGTCGCGCACGGCCGGCCTCGAGCGCCTTCAGTTGATCGGGATACCAGCGGTACTGGCGCACCAGCGCCGGATCGGCGAACACGCTGCGGCGGGTCGGCGGAATGCCGATGCCGGCGAGGCGCGTCTGCGTGTCGCGCGAGCTCAGGTAAGCCAGGAAGTCCTGCGCGAGCTTCGCATGCGGCGCGTCCTTCGGAATGCCCATCTGCCAGATGCCGAGCATCGGTGCCGGGCCGGCGGTCTGCCCGGGCGGCGGCTGCAGCGCGATCTGCCCGACCACGCGCGACTGCTTCGGATCGTCGAGCGCCGGCACCCAAGCGGGCCACACCTCGATCGACTGCGCGGCCGTGCCGCGCTGCAGCGCATCGCGCACTTCCGCCGCGCCGTACACGTCGACGTCCTTCGGCGCGGACGCCTTCAGCGCGAGGAACGTCTTCAGCGCGGCCTGCGCCTCGCGCGAATCGATCGTCACGTTGCCGGCATGGTCGAACACGTCGCCGCCGTACGCCCACAGGATCGGCAGGAAGCCCGTCACGACCGGGTTGCCCTTCGTGCCGCGAAACACGACGCCCGACACGCTCTTGTCCGCGCCGCCGACGGTCTGCGCGATCTTCAGCACGTCGTCCCAGTTGCGCGGCGGCTGCAGCTTGTATTTCGCGAGCAGGTCCTTGCGGTACGCGAACATCTCGATGTTGCCGACGATCGGCAGCGCATACAGCGCGCCGGCTGCGTTGCGGCCGAGCGCGACGGCGGACGGCACGAGATCGGCGTCCGCGAGCGACGCCGGCAGCGGCTTCAGCCAGCCGTTGCCGATGAATTCGGGCGCCCACGTGTCGTCCATCATCACGAGGTCGTACCCGCCGGTGCCTTCGCGCATCGACAGCTTGAGCTTCTGGTACAGGTTCGCGTTCGGCAGCTTGAGCAGCTCGATCTCGGTTCCCGGGTGCAGTTTGTTGAAGCCGGCGACGGCGTCGGCCAGCCCCTTGCCGTAGATGTCGTCGCGGCCTGCGATGACGAGATCCGCGGCAACGGCGTGCGTGGCGGCGAAGGACAGCGCAAGGGCGGCGGACAGCGCGCGCAGGCGGCTCAGCAAGGTCATGAGGTCTCTCTCGTTCGGCGTGGTGGCGGGACAGCCGGGCGTTGCACACGTGTGCAACGCGGGCGACGCTTCCGGCTGCCTGAAGCGAACGCCATTGTTCACGCCGATCGTTAAGAATTTATGGCAGCGCGCCGAGGCGGCCCGTAGGTCCGCATTCCCGCGGGGCACGACATCGACCGCTCCCTGGCTGCGATCGGTTGCGCGATATCGAACCAGTCCCATGACATTCCCGTACCCGCCCCAATACTCGTCTTAATTTGAATTAGTACGCGTCCTATTCGGCAATTAAATAATCTAGTACTCGTCCAATAAACAACTTTCTCATAAATCGAGATAATCATTTCCGGAATGCAATTCATCTGAACCGCATTTCCATTTCACTATTTCAAACCTCCTTTCCTCTCGGAAAAAAAATCAATGAAGATCGCGACCAACAGCAAACTGCTCTCCCTCCTCGTCGTGTCGGCCGGCCTCGCGGCTGCTTCGGCGGCACACGCATCCGACGGCACGATCACCTTCACCGGCAATGTCATGGCATCGACCTGCAAGGTCGACAACGGCGGCAATGTGGCTGTCGCGCTTCCGCACGTCGGCGCCAAC
Encoded proteins:
- a CDS encoding ABC transporter substrate-binding protein codes for the protein MTLLSRLRALSAALALSFAATHAVAADLVIAGRDDIYGKGLADAVAGFNKLHPGTEIELLKLPNANLYQKLKLSMREGTGGYDLVMMDDTWAPEFIGNGWLKPLPASLADADLVPSAVALGRNAAGALYALPIVGNIEMFAYRKDLLAKYKLQPPRNWDDVLKIAQTVGGADKSVSGVVFRGTKGNPVVTGFLPILWAYGGDVFDHAGNVTIDSREAQAALKTFLALKASAPKDVDVYGAAEVRDALQRGTAAQSIEVWPAWVPALDDPKQSRVVGQIALQPPPGQTAGPAPMLGIWQMGIPKDAPHAKLAQDFLAYLSSRDTQTRLAGIGIPPTRRSVFADPALVRQYRWYPDQLKALEAGRARPRVKDWQQVESILGDQLQLALTGQAAPDTALRQAQQKIAQAMAAAGK